A genome region from Nocardia sp. NBC_00565 includes the following:
- a CDS encoding cupin domain-containing protein, protein MAGAPPVVRHLADLSAALISPADTVRLCTLAGPEHGSSASVFLEIWEPGGAQPLNSHEDSAEIFIVLAGTARAHSDTHAVDLGAGDVLILQPGSEHRILNTSGTERLYTITVMADDGGFADLVDRGTPTGLSDADIRTLATGFGSAPGH, encoded by the coding sequence ATGGCTGGGGCACCTCCCGTCGTACGACACCTCGCCGACCTGTCGGCAGCTCTCATCTCACCCGCGGACACGGTACGGCTGTGCACACTCGCTGGACCCGAACACGGCTCCAGCGCAAGCGTATTCCTCGAAATCTGGGAGCCGGGCGGTGCGCAACCACTGAACTCCCATGAGGATTCGGCCGAAATCTTCATCGTGCTGGCCGGCACCGCCCGCGCACACAGCGACACGCACGCCGTAGACCTCGGCGCGGGCGACGTGCTGATCCTGCAACCGGGATCCGAACACCGCATTCTGAACACCTCCGGCACCGAGCGGCTGTACACGATCACCGTGATGGCGGATGACGGAGGATTCGCTGATCTCGTCGACCGCGGCACGCCCACGGGGCTGTCCGACGCGGATATCCGCACTCTGGCAACAGGCTTCGGGTCCGCGCCGGGTCATTGA